A region of the Hemicordylus capensis ecotype Gifberg chromosome 9, rHemCap1.1.pri, whole genome shotgun sequence genome:
GTGCCCGGGGTGGAGTGGGTCTGGAGTGCGTCCAGGGTCCAGTTGGAGGGGGGTGTGTGACATCCCCAAGATCTCCAGCTCCTCATGAGAAGTGCCCGCAAGAGGTGCACGGCTCCAGCTGTCCCTCGTTTGCACAGCAACTgggtggataggaacataggaagctccattataccaagtcggacccttggtccatctggctcagcaccCAGActcgcagtggcttctccaaggttgcaggcaggaatctctctcagccctgtcttggagatgctgctagggagagaacttggggccttctgcatgcaagcatggagatgccctacccagagcggccccatccccaggatgcagtgctcacatgtagtctccctttcaaatgcaaaccagggtgggccctgcttagcaaagaggactattcctgtttgctaacacaagaccagctctcatctcctggGGACTCTTGCAGGAGCAAGGTCCTCTTTTTCCCCAAAAGAGGTGGCAGGGCTAGATCCTGACACCCTAGCAGACCGCTCTGTGGGCAGTGGcctgcattcagcttggtgggGTCCAGTTTTACAAGCCTCCACGAACACTCCTTCTCTCCCAATTCCTTCCAGCAAGCAAAACTAGCTAGGAAGGCATACAGATATgacgaatacttatataccacttttccacaaaaaattcccaaagcggtttaaataTATAgtgagctcacaatctaaacaaagaaacataagacagacaccagggcGCTTTTCTAGGTTGCACGCTATTGCAGTGTCACGACATATCCCTTAAGTGTCTTTCCATTCTGCTCATGTCTTGACATCAGAGCCCCTGCGCTGTGAGCAAGGCGCCTGTCACATTTCTGAGGCCTTCTTtctggttttattgctgtgctaCAGCCATATAGAACATCGCATTTGCGTTGCAAAAAAAATAGTGGCATTTCCCCTTTGTAGGAGGCAACGGATTCCAACTGCAATTTTAGATCTGCACCACAAAACATCGCCGTTTACACCTCTTTTTGCAGTGTAAAGCTCGCTATCTGGAAACCACTCAGcaacacagccactggagggctgctgtgctgggaatggatagggccagttgctctccccctgctaaatggagagagtcacccctttttaaaaagtgcctctttgctcagcaggggacaATATTCATGCCAGCCAAGAAAGTCCAGGCTGCTTGAAGATGTCCAGCAGGTGAGCAGCTCAGCGGGCGGGTGGCAGGAGCACCGCCTGACATTGCTCCCAGGAAGGAGCATGAAACCCgaggggggtggcgggggcgggaCCCGGGCCGGGGGAAACTGAGAACGGAGACAAATGCGAGGGAGAAAATAGCAGCAAGGCCCAAAAATCCAGTGGCTGAGGCACTGGCCCAGACAGGCTCCAAGAAGCCTGGCAGGGAGCCATCCCCATCACCGGCAGGAATTCTATGCTAGCTATAAAACATCCCTCAGCTGTGTGTGTCTTCCAGCCACAGAactctctggaggccaggagagCGGATGCCAGCAGGGCTTTACTTTCCCTGAAGGGCCCGGATGCTGCTGGAGGGAGGAGGCTCTGGGTTGCTGGTGTGCCCTCACATGGGAGCAGTTCGGAATTAAAAAGACACACAGTTCAGCCTTACTCAGGGGTCCCACACTTCTGACCCACAGCCTTGTTTTTCTACCTGACGGGTGGATAGATCACTTGAGAGGAGACCAAGtgcctcctgggtgctttccaggtttcCCACAGGGaaacaacagtgtcactatgtgtcctcCAAGTGTGCGTCCATGCTACCTGGTtcttgacatcgcagtccctgcactgtcagcaaggggccgttcacatttccaatgctgcCTTTCAGGTTTTATTGCTTAGTTACAGTCCTATAACGTTGCATGTGTGTGGCGCAAAAACCCGGGGAAAGCTGCATTTCCCCGTTGTAGGAGTTttatgcaagctagaaaagactgctccaccctgctggtggctttgcacaacaaacCGTTTCAACCCTTTATTTATGTGTTGAATGCAATCTGgcaagctgaagcattttgctgctgtcgtagcgggtaatctggaaagcgccctggttctCCCAGGGAAGGTGTTAGGACTTTGGCACCGAcatactctccaacatttcaccagtgaaaatagggacatgcatATTCAAAGGCTGTAAGGGGCGTGGCCAAGCCACCCAGGAGGCGTGACTACAATATGGAAGGGGTGTGACCAAGCCACCTAGGTGGATTACAAGCGTGCGGCAAATGGAATAAAATGCATGCAGGGGCTATGTTGGCGGTGGCTGCTCAGGCCCATCCAAAAATTTGAATGCAGGCCACAGCCAAAGTCACTATTTCACTAGATTCTTCCCATGGAGTGTGGGAGGTGGAGTACATCAATGCAGGAGTGAGGCCTCCAAGTGTGCTCTCACACGAGAATGGCGTCAGCACCTGCACTTTCTGTAATGCCCAAAGACTACACTCAGGAATGGGTTCCAAAATCCCCCTGGGTGCCATTTTGGGCCCAAGTCAAAAGCTGTTTCCCCAAAACCAGGACAATGTGGCTTTCCTTGAAAAGTGAAGGCAGTGTGCGTGTATATTCCTAAGCGGTATCAAACATAAAAGGGAGCAGCAGCTTTGCTGATTGAGGAGCAACGTGATTCGTTGTAGTAGTACTTTATTTAGACACAGCTTTTTGTATACAATTCAAAGCGCGGAAATGCTACACCACAGGGTGGGAGCCCTTCTTGCAAGTGCGGAGTGAGCTTTATCACTGGTGGAACGAGGGCTGTGGGGTCACAAGAAGCCTGGGAAAGGTGGGCAGAGCCGCCATTTTGTTCTCTTGGCAGAAGCTCTGTGGCTTTCTCTTTGGCCAGCAGAGGTTTGACAAGGTATGCATTTTCCCCCATGAAAAGCAATGCCCCATTATTAGCGCTAGCGAACAGAGCAAGGGGGGAAATCTTTGGAAGCAGAAGAAGGCCAGGAAAGAGtgtgggagggaaagaggggaggTGTACAGGCCCTTGATAGCTGGGTGTCTCAGTCGCAAGTTTGGGTGTGTATAAGAGGGAGAAGCCAAGGCAGGGGGCGCCACACCAACTGCCTGGAGGGCAGGCACCCCTTCCAGCTATTAGCGCTGAGGCAGTGGGAGCAGACCAGGGGAAACCAGCCCCCACGAGAGAAGCATATCATGGGGGTAGCCTCCCACTCCAAACCGGGACCAAGCGGCAGCCGCTCCTATTTCTTCACTTTGGCATCATACGTGCCCGCGTTCTTGTAGGCCGCCACGTAGCCGCTGCTGTCCACAATGGTCTCGCGCCCGCTCTTGCCTTTGCCCTTGCCGCTCTCATCAAAGCGTTCCTTGTGGGAGCCGGTGTACTTGGATGTGTCGGTCAGTCTCTCCACGGCGCCCACCGCTTTGGCTTTCTGCCAAGCATAAAACCAAGGGAGGGCTCAGAAGGACCATTCTTTTGGCAACACCTCTCACCCGAGGATCCTCAAACTTGGGCTCTCGGgtgctgttggactgcagctctcttcatcagtggccaaaggccattgtgcctggggatgatgggaggagtAGTTCGCCTGAGGACCCAAGAAATAAGAACCCCAGCCTTACCCTTTGAACACCAGCCCTTTAagaaggcagggattctcaaacatggcaaggatgatgggagttgtagaccaccCCCATGGCCAGTGAGtggtgaagggagttgtagtccagaagcatctgaggacccaataaTAAGAACTAGAGGGGGCAGACTGTGCCCCAAATCACGATGGGCATCCACCCCCTGAGAAGGTACCGCTGGCCAACCTTTGTGGGCCAGGTTCAAGGATGAAGCGGCCCCCTTCGCTCCTCAGCAGGTACTCACAGTGACCCCCACGTTGGCTGGTTCTTTGCCTGCCACCAGCTGGCACAGGGATTGGTAGGCTTCCTCCTTGCCCTTGTCCTTAAACCTCTTTGGGGCCAGCTCCTCCAAGGCCTTCTGGAACTCCTCATAGTTGATGACTCTGGCGGTCTTCCCTCTGGAATGGAATGCGCACAAAGGTTTCAGAGCCAGCTCGTGGGGAGATGGTCCCCGATGAGTGAGTGGGTGGCGTCTACCTTCACCCCTCGACCCCATAAACACTTTGGGGCTAAAAGGGGGGAATAAAGGCGAGGAAACAAAACTGCACACAAAACATGTCTGACCAGAGTAAACAAATGAACAGACTTAACTGGCAAAAGGCAGGGCAGAAGTACGCCTCAGGCCAGCAGACATGGTTGCCAAACAGGTGTGCCCatgtatttgtttttacatttatatcccactcttcctccgaggagcccagagcagtgcatgTGGTTATcgcttcacaacaaccctgtgaggtaggttaggctgagaaataagtgactggctcagggccatgcagtgagtttcatggctgaacaccttacttatttattaagtttcatggctgaacaccttgcttatttattatttctctgtgtaaaccgccctgagcctttttttggaatgacggtatagaaatcgaatgaatgaacgggaatttgaactcgggtctccctgtttCTAGtcctacaccacactgactctgaATACTGCTGCCCCAGAAGTGTGACAAACAAGGCATGTTCCTAAGTATGGTGCATTATGCCTTTCACCAACCATTAGGTAAATGAAAACAAGCCGTCCCACATATGAGTGGTGAAGACAGTgttgcatagtggttagagtgctggcctagtaccagggagatctgagtttaaatccccattcagccattggTGGGGgggactcactgggtgactctgggccagtcatttatctctcagactaacctacctcacggagTTGTTGCGAGGACAAACAtatccatgtacactgctctgagctccttggaggaagagtgggacgtGTATGTGAATAAATAAACgacatcattcacacaatcaaaaactatgttctacccaggttgggGAGCTgtatatgctcccaatttttggttgtgtggaagcaaggcaggaggaaaacctgggtagaagtgattgtgtggaagcaaggcagaaggaaaatcggggggtgggggggcaaggcgcagcccctgactgggcacggcccgggttctttgaacccgttggcccaacgGTGGCTCTGCCCGTGTGCTGCAACCAAAGTGCTTTCCTTTCCATGTGAATTATGCTACTGGCAATCACTGGCCATGTTTTCTGCAAGAGCCAAAGACCTGACCTCTCAAACGGCAGCTGGTGTTGAGGAGTTAAAGAGTACAAACACAAACATCCCTGCCAGTATTGTTGAATCAAACTGGGATAGCACCATTGAACAATGCACGCTCCGTTCTCAGCAGAAGCACAGATGTGGATCCACAACGGTGCCAAGTTAAAACTGGGGCGGTGCCAAGGAAGCTGTTTTTGAAGCCATTTGGTGCAGAAGCCTAAGCTGCATTTCTGTAAGATGGATTTCCCCCTGCGCTCTAAACTGCTGGCTGGTTGGGGAAGATGCATtttccagggaggagagctggccttgtgggagcaagcatgaaatgtcccctttgctggcAGGGTCTTCCcggatttgcatttggatgggtgacaacaagAGAGCACTGTCTGCTTCAAGCTATCTCCCTAGGGCggggattctcaaacctgggtccccggAAGTTGTGaccttccataatccccagacataaCGACCAAAGGCTGCAAAGTGagatgtagtccagaaacatctggggatccagatCTGAGAACCGCTACCCTAggggacggggctgtagctcagtggtagagcatgtgctgacatgcagaaggtcccaggttccatcgcTCACAGCATCttctccagtagggctgggaaagacccacctGTGCTCTACACATCTGTAGTGGATGCTGCTAGAATCAGGGCTGCATAAAACTGGCCTTTCTGCAGGGTGtcgcactacaactcccatcatcactattggccactgtggctgggatgatgggagttgtagtccaaccaccactggaggaccGAAGCGGTACAGccctgagctggagggaccagcGCGCTGAGCAGCTCCGCGGTGGCTTCCTACGTCTGGGTGACACTTACTTCACCTTGGTGAAGACAATGTCCACATCTGTGCTGGTGACCCCTTTGCCATCAATGACTTTGCAGTCTTTGCACAGCTTGGCCCAGTTCTTCCCATTCATTTCTTGCCCCGTGGCTTTGGTGTCGCCATAGATTGCAAACTTCCGGAAGCTCTCCTCCAGTGAGGCCACGTCCGTGCCTTCCGCCATGATGCTCTGTGGACAGAAGCAGAGCTGAAACAGGGGCCGCTCCTCAGAGATGCCCCACACGGGCGAGTGCAGGGCCAGCTTCAAGAGCCCATTTATACGCTAATGGCTAGCCCCTCAGCAGGGCACTCTATATTGGAGAGACAGCTCCAACAGCATCGACTCCTTACACCCGGGGTTCCCAACTAGGGCTtctccagatgtcactgaactacatctcccagcattgCCAGCTACAGTTCATTGTTGTAGtgcagctgggagttgtagttcagcaactgggatgctgggagttgtagttc
Encoded here:
- the TPPP3 gene encoding tubulin polymerization-promoting protein family member 3 isoform X1 produces the protein MAEGTDVASLEESFRKFAIYGDTKATGQEMNGKNWAKLCKDCKVIDGKGVTSTDVDIVFTKVKGKTARVINYEEFQKALEELAPKRFKDKGKEEAYQSLCQLVAGKEPANVGVTKAKAVGAVERLTDTSKYTGSHKERFDESGKGKGKSGRETIVDSSGYVAAYKNAGTYDAKVKK
- the TPPP3 gene encoding tubulin polymerization-promoting protein family member 3 isoform X2, with the protein product MAEGTDVASLEESFRKFAIYGDTKATGQEMNGKNWAKLCKDCKVIDGKGVTSTDVDIVFTKVKGKTARVINYEEFQKALEELAPKRFKDKGKEEAYQSLCQLVAGKEPANVGVTANYSSHHPQAQWPLATDEESCSPTAPESPSLRILG